A stretch of Oncorhynchus mykiss isolate Arlee chromosome 12, USDA_OmykA_1.1, whole genome shotgun sequence DNA encodes these proteins:
- the LOC110485252 gene encoding G-protein coupled receptor family C group 5 member B-like isoform X1 → MAFFPVLLLLSVVQRGSSQDPDEDTLAVPRGCGWGLVRPYTLLCDLDSVWGVAVESAAAGGALAAILLGLIILCRLHHVSEAEKRSGVGPILLLLLGILGLFGLSFAYLIERDEQLCLLRRALWGLLFALCFSCLLVQGVRLRRLGSERRSPGGCTLTGLALGLSAVQGIIAAEWLLLTVLREGRAACQYLPLDFSLACSYVLALLLAALGAASFALCGKTRQWRCNAVWLLSACLLSLLLWVAWVGFYLYGNAWLGRSPDWDDPALAIALVAQGWLLLLFHAVPEAHSCLCSPPQPSAPDYFDTSQAPSRMRETSFDEDIPLSHRQFPENQGYGFDENTAGLRSAGHHNGNTAPRPSAPFRSNVYQPTEMTMILNGGAVSSHIVPSAPPTYTGRQLW, encoded by the exons ATGGCGTtcttccctgtcctcctcctcctctccgtgGTCCAGCGTGGTTCCTCCCAGGACCCTGATGAGGACACGTTGGCAGTGCCCCGGGGGTGTGGCTGGGGCCTGGTGCGCCCCTACACCCTCCTCTGTGACCTGGACTCTGTTTGGGGCGTGGCGGTTGAATCTGCAGCGGCCGGCGGCGCCCTGGCTGCCATTTTACTGGGCCTGATCATCCTCTGCCGACTACACCACGTGAGCGAGGCGGAGAAGCGCAGCGGCGTGGGACCCATTCTCCTCCTGCTCCTGGGCATCCTGGGCCTGTTCGGCCTCAGTTTCGCCTACCTCATCGAGCGTGACGAACAGCTGTGTCTTCTGCGCCGTGCCCTCTGGGGCCTGCTCTTCGCCCTGTGCTTCTCCTGCCTGCTGGTGCAGGGTGTGCGGCTCCGGAGGTTGGGCAGCGAGCGCCGGAGCCCGGGGGGCTGCACTCTGACCGGCCTGGCCCTGGGGCTGAGCGCCGTCCAGGGGATCATCGCCGCCGAGTGGCTCCTGCTCACGGTGCTCAGGGAGGGCAGAGCGGCCTGCCAGTACCTGCCTCTGGACTTCTCCTTAGCCTGTAGCTATGTGCTTGCGCTACTGCTAGCCGCGCTGGGGGCGGCCTCCTTCGCTCTCTGTGGGAAGACCCGGCAGTGGCGCTGTAACGCGGTCTGGCTCCTCTCCGCCTGTCTGTTGTCCCTCCTCCTCTGGGTTGCCTGGGTGGGCTTCTATCTCTACGGTAACGCCTGGCTGGGGCGGTCCCCGGACTGGGACGATCCAGCATTGGCGATAGCACTGGTGGCACAGGGTTGGCTCCTCCTCCTGTTCCACGCCGTGCCCGAGGCACACTCCTGTCTCTGCTCCCCGCCACAACCCTCCGCCCCTGACTATTTTGACACGTCCCAGGCCCCGTCCCGCATGAGGGAGACCAGCTTCGACGAGGACATCCCCCTCTCACACAGGCAGTTTCCGGAGAACCAGGGCTACGGCTTTGACGAAAACACTGCAG GTCTGAGGAGTGCAGGTCATCATAATGGTAACACAGCGCCCAGACCCAGTGCCCCCTTCCGCAGCAACGTGTACCAGCCCACTGAGATGACCATGATCCTGAATGGGGGAGCGGTGAGTTCTCATATT GTCCCCTCCGCACCCCCGACCTATACGGGGCGTCAGCTGTGGTGA
- the LOC110485252 gene encoding G-protein coupled receptor family C group 5 member B-like isoform X2 — MAFFPVLLLLSVVQRGSSQDPDEDTLAVPRGCGWGLVRPYTLLCDLDSVWGVAVESAAAGGALAAILLGLIILCRLHHVSEAEKRSGVGPILLLLLGILGLFGLSFAYLIERDEQLCLLRRALWGLLFALCFSCLLVQGVRLRRLGSERRSPGGCTLTGLALGLSAVQGIIAAEWLLLTVLREGRAACQYLPLDFSLACSYVLALLLAALGAASFALCGKTRQWRCNAVWLLSACLLSLLLWVAWVGFYLYGNAWLGRSPDWDDPALAIALVAQGWLLLLFHAVPEAHSCLCSPPQPSAPDYFDTSQAPSRMRETSFDEDIPLSHRQFPENQGYGFDENTAGLRSAGHHNGNTAPRPSAPFRSNVYQPTEMTMILNGGAVPSAPPTYTGRQLW, encoded by the exons ATGGCGTtcttccctgtcctcctcctcctctccgtgGTCCAGCGTGGTTCCTCCCAGGACCCTGATGAGGACACGTTGGCAGTGCCCCGGGGGTGTGGCTGGGGCCTGGTGCGCCCCTACACCCTCCTCTGTGACCTGGACTCTGTTTGGGGCGTGGCGGTTGAATCTGCAGCGGCCGGCGGCGCCCTGGCTGCCATTTTACTGGGCCTGATCATCCTCTGCCGACTACACCACGTGAGCGAGGCGGAGAAGCGCAGCGGCGTGGGACCCATTCTCCTCCTGCTCCTGGGCATCCTGGGCCTGTTCGGCCTCAGTTTCGCCTACCTCATCGAGCGTGACGAACAGCTGTGTCTTCTGCGCCGTGCCCTCTGGGGCCTGCTCTTCGCCCTGTGCTTCTCCTGCCTGCTGGTGCAGGGTGTGCGGCTCCGGAGGTTGGGCAGCGAGCGCCGGAGCCCGGGGGGCTGCACTCTGACCGGCCTGGCCCTGGGGCTGAGCGCCGTCCAGGGGATCATCGCCGCCGAGTGGCTCCTGCTCACGGTGCTCAGGGAGGGCAGAGCGGCCTGCCAGTACCTGCCTCTGGACTTCTCCTTAGCCTGTAGCTATGTGCTTGCGCTACTGCTAGCCGCGCTGGGGGCGGCCTCCTTCGCTCTCTGTGGGAAGACCCGGCAGTGGCGCTGTAACGCGGTCTGGCTCCTCTCCGCCTGTCTGTTGTCCCTCCTCCTCTGGGTTGCCTGGGTGGGCTTCTATCTCTACGGTAACGCCTGGCTGGGGCGGTCCCCGGACTGGGACGATCCAGCATTGGCGATAGCACTGGTGGCACAGGGTTGGCTCCTCCTCCTGTTCCACGCCGTGCCCGAGGCACACTCCTGTCTCTGCTCCCCGCCACAACCCTCCGCCCCTGACTATTTTGACACGTCCCAGGCCCCGTCCCGCATGAGGGAGACCAGCTTCGACGAGGACATCCCCCTCTCACACAGGCAGTTTCCGGAGAACCAGGGCTACGGCTTTGACGAAAACACTGCAG GTCTGAGGAGTGCAGGTCATCATAATGGTAACACAGCGCCCAGACCCAGTGCCCCCTTCCGCAGCAACGTGTACCAGCCCACTGAGATGACCATGATCCTGAATGGGGGAGCG GTCCCCTCCGCACCCCCGACCTATACGGGGCGTCAGCTGTGGTGA
- the LOC118937772 gene encoding extensin-like has translation LEEKSFLFCDRSPRCHSLVCICFRLLPRLLPSQSYLLPRLLPSQSYLLPRLLPSQSYLLPRLLPSQLPSPQTTPQPVTFSPDYSPARVTFSPDYSPARVSFSPDYSPARVTFSPDYSPARVTLSPARVTFSPDYSPARVTFTPDYSPARVTFSPDYYPARVTLSPASYLLPRLLPSQSYLLPRLLPSQSYLLPRLLPSQLPSPQTTPQPELPSPQTTPQPELPSPQTTTQPELPSPQTTPQPELPSPQPELPSPQPELPSPQTTTLPELPSPQPELPSPQTTPQPELPSPQTTPQPELPSPQTTPQPELPSPQTTTQPELASPQRVTFTPDYSPARVTFSPDYSPASYLLPRLLPSQSYLLPRLLPIQSYLLPRLLPSQSYHLHRLLPSQS, from the coding sequence TTAGAAGAAAAAAGTTTCCTATTTTGTGACCGATCCCCAAGATGTCATAGCCTGGTCTGTATATGCTTCCGCCTTCTCCCCAGACTACTCCCCAGCCAGAGTTACCTTCTCCCCAGACTACTCCCCAGCCAGAGTTACCTTCTCCCCAGACTACTCCCCAGCCAGAGTTACCTTCTCCCCAGACTACTCCCCAGCCAGTTACCTTCTCCCCAGACTACTCCCCAGCCAGTTACCTTCTCCCCAGACTACTCCCCAGCCAGAGTTACCTTCTCCCCAGACTACTCCCCAGCCAGAGTTAGCTTCTCCCCAGACTACTCCCCAGCCAGAGTTACCTTCTCCCCAGACTACTCCCCAGCCAGAGTTACCTTATCCCCAGCCAGAGTTACCTTCTCCCCAGACTACTCCCCAGCCAGAGTTACCTTCACCCCAGACTACTCCCCAGCCAGAGTTACCTTCTCCCCAGACTACTACCCTGCCAGAGTTACCTTATCCCCAGCCAGTTACCTTCTCCCCAGACTACTCCCCAGCCAGAGTTACCTTCTCCCCAGACTACTCCCCAGCCAGAGTTACCTTCTCCCCAGACTACTCCCCAGCCAGTTACCTTCTCCCCAGACTACTCCCCAGCCAGAGTTACCTTCTCCCCAGACTACTCCCCAGCCAGAGTTACCTTCTCCCCAGACTACTACCCAGCCAGAGTTACCTTCTCCCCAGACTACTCCCCAGCCAGAGTTACCTTCTCCCCAGCCAGAGTTACCTTCTCCCCAGCCAGAGTTACCATCTCCCCAGACTACTACCCTGCCAGAGTTACCTTCTCCCCAGCCAGAGTTACCTTCTCCCCAGACTACTCCCCAGCCAGAGTTACCTTCTCCCCAGACTACTCCCCAGCCAGAGTTACCTTCTCCCCAGACTACTCCCCAGCCAGAGTTACCATCTCCCCAGACTACTACCCAGCCAGAGTTAGCTTCTCCCCAGCGAGTTACCTTCACCCCAGATTACTCCCCAGCCAGAGTTACCTTCTCCCCAGACTACTCCCCAGCCAGTTACCTTCTCCCCAGACTACTCCCCAGCCAGAGTTACCTTCTCCCCAGACTACTCCCCATCCAGAGTTACCTTCTCCCCAGACTACTCCCCAGCCAGAGTTACCATCTCCACAGACTACTACCCAGCCAGAGTTAG